A region of the Oncorhynchus gorbuscha isolate QuinsamMale2020 ecotype Even-year linkage group LG02, OgorEven_v1.0, whole genome shotgun sequence genome:
cctaggccTACGTGCAATATTTAGACAAACCGAGGCTTCTTCCTTAGCTTGGAGACTTCATACCCAGGGTCATGCCTGTGAACCTATCCACTCAGACTGTTTTCCTGCTATGCACAGGTAATGGTTTGACACCTAGACATGTGATGTGTTCAGTACAAAATTAGCATTTCTTATTGTACCATTTAGTCAATTTTCTtacatttggtgcctaatgaatagcACCCTGATTAGTTGTAAAAATCTATACAAatctatataaataaatatgtatttaCATACATATCAAAACAAATGAGCATTGAGTAATGAATTCATTTGAAAAAACTACAATTTTATATGTTTTTGAAGGTGCTTGTGTGAATAATGGTGACTGTTAACTCTTTCCACTTCTTTTATTGTCAGCCATTCTCTGTGCAGAGATTTATCCTGCATCTTCAAACAATACATCTACCCCAACAGCACCATCTGTAAGCCCAGAGGATACTCCTGCCAATGTGTCCACCCTCGCACCTTCCACCACTGGTACTAACACCTCTGCTCCAGGGACTGACCTCACATCTAACCCCACAGAGGCCAAGAGCACCATGGTCTCCACATCCGACCAGGCAAATGAAGAAGCCACAGAGACAATATTGTCAACTGGCGAGATAGCCGGCATTGCTGTCGGCAGCATTGCTGGAGTGGCGGCTATTGGTGAGTGTAATACGCACAccgacacatgcacgcacacacactctccggCACCGCAATTACCCACACTGGTATCATCATGGTTTCATGCTGTTCCTGTGTAACCAAATGAATGTAAATGCTTCTATTATGTCAGCCCCAACTACCAAATCAGAGGACAAAGGaagtaaacagactatactgagAGCAGGGTCACAACAGGATTCAAACAGAATGCAAGATGACCtacaaacaaaacagacaaacaTGCATATGTCAATGAGAATGCCTGCTCCAGGCTACTCCTGCAACAGCAATTTGTTTGTCAgcgcaatttttttttaaatgatttgaaAACCAAAATGAACGTTTCTTAATGGAGAAGTCCAAGTAATCATTTTTCTGCATGTTGTCTTCCATTTGGTTCTTCATTAACATGGCCTGGATGTAGGCATATCAGGGTTATAACAGCCTCCCTTCTAAGTCTGAGCCTAAGTAAATATTTAACACCTCTATGTGAAGTGAACCCTCAGTTTCATATAATGTGTACAGTAGTGTGGAAATGTAACATTTGTGATAGCCTTCCTTAATGACATTGACTTACAACTTTCTTCCCAAAAAATAAAACCGAACTTTCTAATATAAGGATATattatctatctttctctcttttgctctccctccccctctcccctctcccctctaggTGGAGGGATCTTTGCTGGTCTGAAGTTTAGTGGTAAGCTGGCAGGTTAGTGTtgctagactggactggactgtgcTGGGTAAAGATAAGCTGAGTGGGTTGGTAAGGGGAGATTCGATTGGCCTGAGACCAGTCCAAGACTCTACATACTGCACAACCACTGTAGGAAAAAACAGAGCCCTCTCACCTTTCTCTATCTGAAACCACTGCCAACCAGCACACAGACCTTAATTTACAACTATACAGGAATGCAGATTGCATTACTATGAGCCACAATCTGGAATTTTATACTGTGGTCAGTCGAGATAATATAGTACTtctactgctatatatatatatatatatatatatatatatatatatatatatatatatatatatatatacatatatatatatatagggaaagCATATGCATACTGTATATCACATGTTATGCATGGCCACAATGGCCACAATGTAGCATTCAGCTCTTGATGCATATGCTTTCTCTATCTAGAGAGAGCATACAGTATATGGGGGAAAAGGAGAACAGTGTCTGAAAAAGGCAAATAATAATACGAAATAACATGatagctacagtatatatttaATATATGATAGCAAATATATTTTAATATTATGGTTCACCGCACATCTTGTGGTGAGAGCTTAACTGTGCTTTGAACCTTTTGCTAAGTGTCTCTTTAAACATTTTGAGATGATCAATGATTTTTGTTGATTGATTTAATGATTTAATTTTCTTGTCATTAAACATTTTAAGATGAGAATGAATGATCACATGGGATTTTGAATGTTATTTCCTCAAAAATTATTCTGCACACACTTTATTTCACAACACAATACCATGATAATTATGGTATTATGGTCACAATGTGAACACCTCATTTTGTAATAAAGACCAAGAGTAGTTGTGTGACTTTGTTGTGTTTTATTTGTGGCAGCCATCTTGTGAAGGTGCCAGTTGAGGGAtgtgtcccctctcccctcccagctCTGATGgtgtgctctctgtctgcatgctttCATTATGTCTCAGCACTTAGTTTGATTAACCCATTGACTGGCAAGACAGTTGTCTTACCTGACCAGCACTGAATGGGTTCAATGATTGAAATGTCATAGCGTGCATTCCAAATTATACctgattccctatatagtgcactacgtttgtaccatatggcaccatattccctatacagtgcactactttgggccaGGGGCCCTGGTAAAGAAAATGGGAACTTTAtaggaaataggatgccattttagATGCAACCAAAGTGAAATCTAACAAACACTGCAGACCTGATAGACTGCAGACAGGAATGACTCCCCACTGACCTGTTTTCACACAGACAAGCCAGCATATAGAATACATTATTACATGTCTCTGCAAAGGGACTACAGGGCCTTTATGCACCCAGATGAAAAGAAAGCAGACAATACCATTGTTCCTGTCAAATAAACCTACTGAAGTTAATCATGTAAAGTGTTATGAATATGATTAAGCCCTTGATCAAAATGTTGTGATGAActtacactaccagtcaaaagtattagaacaactactcattcaagtgtttttcttaatgtatactcttttctacattgtagaattatagtgaagaaaacaaaaccatgaaataacacatatggaatcacatagtaaccaaaaaagtgttaaacaaatcaaaatatatttttgattcttcaaagagccatcctttgccttgatgacagctttgcaaacttttggcattctctcaaccagcttcttgaggtggtcgtcaattaacaggtgtgccttcttaagagttcatttgtggaatttctttccttcttcatccatttgagccaatcagttgtgttgtgacaaggtagaggtggtatacagaagatagccctatttgggaaaaggtccatattatggcaagaacagctcaaataagcaaagagaaacaacagtccatcattacttgtaGGCATGTAGGTTAGTCAATAAGGAAAAtgtcaagtttcttcaagtgcagtcgcaaaaaccatcaagatgatgaaactggctctcatgaggacagccacgGGAATGGAAGGCCAAtacttacctctgctgcagaggataagttcattagagtcaccagcctctgaaattgcagtccaaataaattcttcacagagttcaagtaacagacacatctcaacatcaactgttcagatgagactgtgtgaatcaagccttcatggtcaaattgctgcaaagaaaccactgctaaaaGACACCATTAAGAATAAGacactttcttgggccaagaaacacgagcaatggacattagaacggtggaaatctgtcctttggtctggagtccaaattggagatttttggttccaaccgctgtgtctttgtgagatgcggtgtgggtgaacggaatGGTGATTCTGACGAAATCTTGGTTTCAAAGATTTCAAACATGAAATCTTTAAAATGACTTGCATCAACAAATTTCCATTTAAGGCATTAATAACAGGGTCTGAAGTGTTTGTGAACATTAATTTAAAAACATTTACTGACGATTTAACACCAttttgtgtcaggatttggccagggttgttccggttttttgtcactagatgcccccattgtgctttttgaccttttgttttcccttgatccccattattatttgcacctgtgcctcgtttcccctgattgtatttaaacccgtagttttcctcagttatttgctctgtgtttgtatgttagcacccagccctagtattctgtgaactcttgttgatcccggtggactctcttgtggaattctgttttttgttcttgtttatttatttttgagtatcttttgaggctttttatgctatacctaccaccttgtggatttaccttttttgttttggaggattacctttgttcttgtggaattccttttgaggttgtggagttacatgttttcctgaatgacttcactttttacttcattaaatacaccgtctcaagtactgctgtgtctgcctcatcttctgggttctgccgactattcgtggctcagttggttaagtgactgtttctcactccggagacccgggtctcgtaaccgggtcctgacaatttTGAACACATTTTCCAAAACAACTCCTTAAAA
Encoded here:
- the LOC124012805 gene encoding protein PRY2-like isoform X1, with product MPVNLSTQTVFLLCTAILCAEIYPASSNNTSTPTAPSVSPEDTPANVSTLAPSTTGTNTSAPGTDLTSNPTEAKSTMVSTSDQANEEATETILSTGEIAGIAVGSIAGVAAIGGGIFAGLKFSGKLAG
- the LOC124012805 gene encoding probable transcription-associated protein 1 isoform X2 → MPVNLSTQTVFLLCTAPSVSPEDTPANVSTLAPSTTGTNTSAPGTDLTSNPTEAKSTMVSTSDQANEEATETILSTGEIAGIAVGSIAGVAAIGGGIFAGLKFSGKLAG